One Eubacteriales bacterium mix99 genomic window carries:
- a CDS encoding extracellular solute-binding protein, with translation MKKGKRAVCCILSLLLAVSFVACAKSGGDSEKKEADVADNVRSTTVPKSDKSGEGSGKNDKEEAPAKISILLSGDNTPSADNLVLKELGKRTNTIIDMTYVPGSDLKTKKSTLAASGTLPDIFGTDGDEALEFREGGLLAEVGDLVEQYAPNVLDNVGENLSKSPVNEDGIYMILTAKLPYCKQLNLRTDWLANLKMDMPTDPDSLYDVLYAFTFKDPDGNGKNDTFGLCANASPSSFASVFGAYNIPVGKAIELGDGTVTSWVKHPKFLEAMAYINKLNKDGLIEPEWATIPKMDMFSKLWNGVAGGIEWECVGPTNNWMPSRYTEETPPTFDFPVIKGPEGHHGTPAAMPSLTTGYAFSSKCKNLESAVKLANFCMSKEGSELLYLGVENVMFKWTDKANGEYEYLGEYKDNATHRAAGGFVYWSLFAPAMNAEIETFNKQTREGVALARENGIPYVNIVKTLETRTEFGTDMDQTIDEMYVDLVAAGGDLKPIYDNYIKEWEEIGGKEWEEEATEAWKEQDK, from the coding sequence GTGAAAAAAGGAAAAAGAGCCGTATGTTGCATATTGTCTCTGCTTTTGGCCGTTTCTTTTGTGGCTTGTGCAAAATCGGGAGGTGACAGTGAAAAAAAAGAAGCGGATGTTGCGGATAACGTCCGGAGCACAACAGTTCCGAAGTCAGACAAATCAGGAGAGGGCTCCGGCAAGAACGACAAGGAGGAAGCCCCGGCAAAGATCAGTATCCTTCTAAGTGGCGACAATACTCCTTCCGCTGACAACCTCGTTTTAAAAGAGCTTGGCAAACGGACCAATACGATCATTGATATGACATATGTTCCCGGATCCGATCTCAAAACAAAAAAGAGCACGCTGGCGGCATCCGGCACTTTACCGGATATCTTTGGGACGGACGGAGACGAAGCCCTTGAGTTCAGGGAAGGTGGATTACTTGCCGAGGTAGGGGATTTGGTTGAACAGTATGCTCCCAATGTTTTGGATAATGTCGGTGAAAATCTTTCGAAGTCCCCGGTAAATGAGGATGGCATTTACATGATTTTAACTGCCAAACTTCCTTACTGCAAGCAGCTCAACCTTCGCACCGACTGGCTTGCAAATCTGAAGATGGATATGCCCACCGATCCGGACAGCTTATATGATGTGCTGTATGCATTTACCTTCAAGGACCCGGACGGCAACGGAAAGAACGATACATTTGGACTTTGTGCCAATGCCAGCCCATCTTCATTCGCATCTGTATTCGGTGCTTACAATATTCCTGTGGGAAAAGCAATTGAATTGGGAGACGGGACAGTTACATCCTGGGTAAAGCATCCAAAGTTTCTGGAAGCGATGGCCTATATCAATAAACTGAATAAGGACGGACTAATTGAACCGGAGTGGGCAACAATTCCCAAGATGGACATGTTTTCAAAATTGTGGAACGGAGTGGCTGGAGGAATAGAATGGGAATGTGTTGGACCGACCAACAACTGGATGCCATCCAGATATACGGAAGAAACGCCTCCTACGTTTGATTTTCCCGTCATAAAAGGACCGGAAGGGCATCATGGGACTCCTGCTGCCATGCCTTCACTGACGACTGGGTATGCGTTTTCATCTAAATGCAAGAATCTTGAGTCGGCGGTAAAGCTGGCCAACTTCTGTATGTCCAAAGAAGGCAGCGAGCTGCTGTATCTCGGTGTGGAAAACGTTATGTTTAAGTGGACAGACAAGGCAAATGGAGAATATGAATATCTTGGAGAGTACAAGGACAATGCAACACATCGTGCGGCAGGCGGATTTGTTTACTGGAGCCTTTTTGCACCTGCCATGAATGCGGAGATAGAGACTTTCAATAAGCAAACCCGGGAAGGTGTCGCCCTGGCGCGGGAAAATGGAATTCCTTATGTCAATATTGTAAAGACTCTGGAAACACGTACCGAATTTGGCACCGACATGGATCAGACCATTGATGAAATGTATGTGGATCTGGTGGCAGCAGGCGGCGATCTGAAGCCCATATACGACAACTACATCAAAGAGTGGGAAGAGATCGGCGGAAAGGAATGGGAAGAGGAAGCCACTGAAGCCTGGAAAGAGCAAGACAAGTGA
- a CDS encoding ROK family protein — MNNKSKCILAIDAGGTFLKAALIRENGESARLVEGSFFKIPVDSGGNAEEIKAAYIEVASRGRSLSQKNKMRLEGISICIPGPFDYPAGISRMRHKYQSIYGISMRPWLEQAVGKVPVYFLHDSTAFLLGATQNGLSSRYQRIAGVVLGTGLGFASMFDGKIYENDQGGPGISIYAMPYRGKAAEDYVSRHALISHYMELRQGSGRCNGAFSGDSEMDVIDIASLARSGQTDAIQAFESMGICLAEILYDIIRDNRFECLLLGGGICKSADLFLPALRGILEEIPTLKVIEAITDIDHASLPGAARAMQFS, encoded by the coding sequence ATGAATAATAAAAGCAAATGTATTCTGGCCATCGATGCAGGAGGAACCTTCCTGAAAGCTGCTCTCATTCGGGAAAACGGAGAATCTGCCAGACTGGTGGAAGGCAGTTTCTTCAAAATCCCCGTCGATTCCGGAGGAAATGCGGAAGAAATAAAGGCCGCATACATCGAAGTGGCTTCCCGGGGCCGATCTCTTTCCCAAAAAAATAAAATGAGACTTGAGGGAATCAGTATATGCATTCCGGGTCCTTTCGATTACCCCGCCGGAATCAGCCGGATGCGGCATAAATATCAGTCCATATACGGTATTTCCATGCGGCCCTGGCTGGAACAGGCGGTCGGGAAGGTCCCGGTTTATTTCCTTCATGATTCCACCGCTTTTCTTTTGGGCGCCACACAAAACGGCCTTTCCTCCCGCTATCAGCGAATAGCCGGCGTAGTCCTTGGTACAGGACTGGGGTTTGCTTCCATGTTTGACGGGAAGATTTACGAAAATGATCAGGGCGGACCCGGCATCAGCATCTATGCCATGCCATACCGGGGAAAGGCAGCGGAAGACTACGTGTCCAGACATGCTTTGATCTCACATTACATGGAACTGAGGCAGGGCAGTGGTCGCTGCAATGGGGCATTTTCAGGCGATTCAGAAATGGATGTCATAGACATAGCCAGCCTGGCACGTTCCGGACAGACGGACGCCATCCAGGCCTTCGAGAGTATGGGGATCTGTCTGGCGGAGATATTATATGATATAATAAGGGATAACAGATTTGAATGCCTGTTGCTGGGCGGAGGCATCTGCAAATCCGCTGATTTGTTTCTTCCCGCCCTGCGCGGCATACTGGAAGAGATCCCGACGCTGAAGGTTATTGAAGCAATAACTGATATCGACCATGCATCGTTGCCTGGAGCAGCCAGAGCCATGCAGTTCTCATAA
- a CDS encoding sensor histidine kinase: protein MKWLDSIKRAYLDSSYQNKLILSMFAIVMLPVIVLTTYSYYQNIQMVKRQSISLSELYLRQTETSINSRITEIANAALNLSRNKNVTEILAKDPDSVPIAEQIEDLNDLDIIAARFRNSDAVYKIRIYVRNGFLYSDRNDLTYNLDQIQEESWAKPLRESYSVIYFTNPYDYTYILSDKQRLISAIVPIRNPKNFDEFIGIISVDMLEGDILDLMQTADYSKKGKILITNQAYAPLISYTANKKLFPHEIPEKMIHNLDPSYITTDNDYVIGRTTLWNNWMLITISSMEDLLSVQSGLRKQFILLVLIAGVIVYCLSCFYGRQNAKRINLLAKQIRGVESGNFNVNCIVDSADEIGELQTSFNYMVKKVNSLMKKQYQLGKNLNTMELKVLQAQINPHFLYNTLDLISWTAKRNDMEEVCDIVIKLSRFYRISLSNGSDYISIANEVEHVRLYVELQNLRFLKDIELKTEVDPELEDYRIMKLLLQPIVENSILHGIANSDKEKGIIFLSVQPVEGMIRITIRDNGIGMNQTTIYRLMTYDEIPNEGQDTGGYGLKNVINRLKLYYDNQARITFDSTPEEGTSVTILIPHLPQ, encoded by the coding sequence ATGAAATGGCTGGATTCCATAAAGCGGGCTTATCTGGACAGCTCTTACCAAAACAAACTGATTCTGTCCATGTTTGCCATCGTTATGCTGCCGGTTATCGTGTTGACTACGTATTCCTATTATCAGAATATTCAGATGGTCAAACGCCAGTCTATTTCCCTTTCTGAATTGTATCTCCGTCAGACAGAGACTTCCATAAACTCGAGGATTACGGAAATTGCCAATGCCGCCCTGAACCTGTCCAGAAACAAAAATGTCACGGAGATCCTGGCAAAGGATCCGGACTCCGTTCCGATTGCAGAGCAGATCGAGGATTTAAATGACCTTGACATTATTGCAGCCCGTTTCCGGAACTCCGATGCCGTCTACAAAATACGGATCTATGTCAGGAACGGTTTCCTGTACAGTGACCGAAACGACCTGACCTACAACCTGGATCAGATCCAGGAAGAAAGCTGGGCAAAACCCCTGAGGGAATCCTATTCCGTTATCTATTTTACGAATCCCTATGATTACACCTACATTCTCAGCGATAAGCAAAGACTCATTTCCGCCATTGTACCCATACGGAATCCCAAAAATTTTGATGAATTCATCGGCATCATAAGCGTGGACATGCTGGAAGGCGATATTCTGGATCTGATGCAGACTGCCGATTACAGCAAAAAAGGAAAAATCCTGATTACCAATCAGGCATATGCCCCCCTGATTTCCTATACGGCAAACAAGAAACTGTTTCCCCATGAAATACCTGAAAAGATGATCCACAACCTGGATCCGTCCTATATTACAACGGACAATGATTATGTGATCGGCAGAACGACTCTTTGGAATAACTGGATGCTGATCACCATATCCTCCATGGAAGATCTGCTAAGCGTGCAGTCCGGCCTGAGAAAACAGTTCATCCTGCTGGTCCTGATTGCCGGAGTCATTGTCTACTGTCTGTCCTGTTTCTATGGACGACAGAACGCAAAACGAATCAACCTTCTGGCAAAACAGATTCGGGGAGTGGAAAGCGGAAATTTCAATGTAAACTGCATTGTGGACAGTGCGGATGAAATCGGGGAGCTTCAAACAAGCTTCAATTATATGGTAAAAAAGGTGAACTCCCTCATGAAGAAACAATACCAACTGGGTAAGAATCTGAATACCATGGAGCTGAAAGTCCTGCAGGCGCAAATCAATCCCCATTTCCTGTACAATACCCTGGATCTCATCTCCTGGACGGCAAAACGCAATGATATGGAAGAAGTATGTGATATTGTCATCAAATTATCCCGGTTCTACCGAATCAGTCTGAGCAATGGCAGTGATTACATTTCCATTGCCAATGAAGTGGAGCATGTTCGTCTCTATGTTGAGCTCCAGAATCTCCGCTTCTTAAAGGATATCGAGCTGAAAACGGAAGTGGATCCGGAACTGGAAGACTATCGGATCATGAAGCTTCTGCTCCAGCCGATTGTTGAAAACAGCATTCTGCACGGGATCGCCAATTCCGATAAAGAAAAGGGAATCATCTTCCTCTCGGTCCAGCCGGTCGAAGGCATGATACGGATTACCATCCGGGACAACGGAATCGGTATGAATCAGACTACCATTTATCGGCTGATGACCTATGATGAGATCCCGAATGAAGGACAGGATACAGGAGGTTACGGACTTAAAAATGTGATCAACCGTCTGAAGCTTTACTATGATAATCAGGCCCGGATCACTTTCGATTCCACGCCGGAGGAAGGAACCTCCGTAACCATTCTGATCCCTCATCTTCCGCAGTAA
- a CDS encoding response regulator: MYKMLVIEDEPATIYGIKTAVNWERLDVMICGEASDGLEAYPLIEDIRPDIILCDIRMPKMDGITLISEIQPRYPGIKVIFISGYSDKEYLKKAIKLNVVDYLYKPLELSELIQAVEKAKKACRMHITAQNIPDNNLALNLIQEGWHPETNVNKLPITLNDTLITVIVKFNMNLDSSLENESITLNRYFPEFQKILSEAFRKHYVASPLNNSLILHANLSSDPMQCRESFHQLNRLFGLAGGAARHMAMGISNPVESAATLKDSFQQARMAVHSSFLTGYGKQIFYRNLSRTPFRPSLDLENRFFHQINVNNMATAIDFLEDYIDYMEKCRPEDIPAIKDELASISFRLNQKLKGQEGMQRSFVTETISYALEITDIQKYLMRLLKQILSEINNLDNKGRIIFDTEKYILENYDNDLSIQKIADHVFITPTYLCHLYKTKTGRTINQFILEVKMNKSKKLITQTNMKIKEISDKMGYSNQNYFTRTFTKYFGVTPSTFRNKRL; this comes from the coding sequence ATGTACAAAATGCTGGTGATAGAAGATGAGCCTGCGACCATATATGGAATTAAAACTGCTGTGAACTGGGAACGGCTTGACGTCATGATTTGCGGCGAGGCTTCCGACGGTTTAGAGGCTTATCCGCTCATCGAGGATATCCGGCCGGATATCATCCTGTGCGATATCCGTATGCCGAAAATGGACGGCATTACATTGATCAGCGAAATCCAGCCCCGTTATCCCGGAATCAAGGTAATCTTTATAAGCGGTTATTCCGATAAGGAATACCTGAAAAAGGCAATCAAGCTGAATGTAGTGGACTATTTGTACAAGCCTCTGGAATTATCGGAATTGATACAGGCTGTGGAAAAGGCAAAAAAAGCCTGCCGGATGCATATCACAGCGCAGAATATCCCCGACAATAATCTGGCTTTGAACCTGATCCAGGAGGGATGGCATCCGGAAACGAATGTAAACAAGCTCCCTATCACCCTGAACGATACCCTGATTACCGTGATCGTGAAATTTAACATGAATCTGGACAGCTCACTGGAAAATGAATCCATTACGCTTAATCGCTATTTTCCGGAGTTTCAAAAGATCCTTTCCGAAGCCTTCCGGAAGCATTATGTTGCTTCTCCTCTGAACAACAGTCTCATACTGCATGCCAACCTCTCTTCGGATCCTATGCAGTGCAGGGAAAGTTTTCATCAGCTAAACCGGCTTTTCGGGCTGGCGGGGGGAGCCGCCCGGCACATGGCAATGGGGATCAGCAATCCCGTGGAATCCGCTGCCACCCTGAAGGATTCCTTTCAGCAAGCCAGGATGGCGGTGCATTCCTCTTTCTTAACCGGCTATGGCAAACAGATTTTTTACAGAAACCTGAGCAGGACACCTTTCCGTCCTTCCCTGGACCTGGAGAATCGATTCTTCCATCAGATCAACGTGAACAATATGGCAACGGCCATTGACTTCCTGGAAGATTATATTGACTACATGGAGAAATGTCGTCCGGAAGACATTCCAGCCATCAAAGACGAGCTGGCCAGCATTTCCTTCCGGCTGAACCAAAAGCTGAAAGGACAGGAAGGGATGCAGCGGTCCTTTGTCACCGAGACCATTAGCTACGCTTTGGAGATTACGGATATTCAAAAATATCTGATGCGCCTCCTGAAACAGATTTTATCCGAGATCAACAACCTGGACAACAAAGGCCGGATTATCTTCGATACGGAAAAGTATATTCTGGAAAACTACGATAACGATCTGAGCATTCAAAAGATTGCTGATCACGTGTTTATCACCCCCACCTACCTCTGCCACCTTTATAAAACCAAGACCGGCAGAACCATCAATCAGTTTATTCTGGAAGTCAAGATGAACAAATCCAAAAAGCTGATTACGCAAACCAACATGAAAATCAAGGAGATTTCTGATAAGATGGGGTACAGCAATCAGAACTACTTTACGCGGACATTTACAAAATATTTTGGCGTCACACCGAGTACCTTCCGCAATAAAAGGCTCTGA
- a CDS encoding carbohydrate ABC transporter permease gives MSKPGLRKKSMADWITDIFIGTFMGILVFTTIYPFWHVIMYSLSDSHASMSGGLFFLPRSFTLLSYKMLLNTRQIFVAYRNTVLKTLVGTLISVSLTAMTAYPLSLSRFKGRNVISMMIFFTMLFSGGMIPTYLLIKSLGLLDTFWVYVVPGAMSAYNMFILRTYYMSIPASLEESALLDGANPFQVLFRIILPLSLPALAAIAMFYGVGNWNSYMDGVLYVNNQDLQLLQVYLRQLIGAAGAKGALGDAGDLGPASRLTEETMKMTVVTVSIIPILIVYPFLQKYYTKGVMVESVKE, from the coding sequence ATGAGTAAACCTGGGTTAAGGAAAAAAAGCATGGCGGATTGGATAACGGATATATTTATTGGAACTTTTATGGGAATATTGGTATTTACAACAATTTACCCATTTTGGCATGTGATCATGTATTCCTTATCGGATTCCCATGCATCCATGAGCGGGGGACTGTTCTTCCTGCCGCGCAGCTTTACTCTTCTTTCCTATAAAATGCTGTTGAATACCAGGCAAATTTTTGTGGCATATCGGAATACCGTATTAAAAACCCTTGTCGGAACACTGATCAGTGTAAGCCTGACGGCGATGACGGCGTATCCGTTGTCCCTGTCGCGTTTTAAAGGCAGAAATGTGATCTCCATGATGATATTTTTCACTATGCTTTTCAGCGGGGGCATGATTCCTACTTATTTATTGATCAAGAGTCTGGGATTGCTGGATACCTTCTGGGTTTATGTTGTCCCGGGAGCCATGAGTGCTTATAATATGTTCATTCTCCGCACTTATTATATGTCCATTCCGGCCTCTCTGGAGGAATCGGCTCTTTTGGACGGGGCAAATCCCTTTCAGGTCCTGTTTCGGATCATATTACCCTTGTCCCTGCCGGCCCTGGCTGCCATTGCCATGTTTTACGGCGTGGGCAACTGGAATTCCTATATGGACGGTGTACTGTATGTAAACAATCAGGATCTGCAGCTGCTGCAAGTCTATCTCCGCCAATTGATCGGCGCTGCCGGCGCCAAAGGAGCATTGGGAGATGCCGGGGATCTGGGACCGGCGTCCCGACTGACGGAAGAGACCATGAAAATGACAGTAGTAACAGTCTCTATCATTCCCATTCTGATCGTCTATCCTTTTCTTCAGAAATACTACACGAAAGGTGTAATGGTAGAATCTGTAAAGGAATAG
- a CDS encoding ABC transporter permease subunit produces MSTMLQRETRHREKGRLQSFFGYIRKDYMLYLMILPGLVYILLFRYVPMYGVSIAFKDYKVTSDILSAPWVGLTNFTNLFSRRAFLRALQNNILISVYKLVFGFPFPILLSLLINEIRRSRAKKFVQTAVILPNFVSWIVIYSLLYAILSPSTGAIHGIASALGYKGSIPNLLTDKDHFQAVIVVSHIWKSAGMGTIVYLSAISGVDQNLYEAAAIDGAGRWRQMWHITLASIRSTIVVLLFFRIGEMMYAGFDQIFAMSNNLVISVADIIDTYVYRMGLEQRKFSLATAAGLFQSAIGMVLVLATNYIAKKIDPESGII; encoded by the coding sequence ATGTCCACAATGTTGCAAAGGGAAACACGACATAGGGAAAAAGGCAGGCTGCAAAGCTTTTTTGGCTATATACGAAAGGATTATATGCTGTATCTGATGATTTTACCCGGATTGGTTTATATCCTCCTGTTTAGGTATGTACCGATGTATGGTGTGTCAATAGCATTTAAAGATTATAAGGTTACTTCTGATATCTTGTCCGCTCCCTGGGTTGGGCTGACCAACTTTACAAACCTGTTTTCTCGCAGGGCCTTTCTCAGGGCACTGCAGAACAATATTCTGATCAGTGTTTACAAATTGGTGTTTGGATTCCCGTTTCCAATTCTGTTGTCTTTGTTGATTAACGAAATCCGGAGAAGTAGAGCCAAAAAATTTGTTCAGACTGCTGTAATCCTTCCGAATTTTGTTTCCTGGATTGTTATTTATAGCTTGCTGTATGCCATTCTTTCCCCGAGTACCGGTGCGATTCATGGTATTGCATCGGCACTTGGTTACAAAGGGTCAATACCCAATCTGTTGACGGACAAGGATCACTTTCAGGCAGTTATTGTAGTTTCTCATATCTGGAAGAGCGCCGGCATGGGAACGATCGTGTATCTGTCAGCGATCAGCGGCGTAGATCAAAATTTATATGAAGCAGCGGCAATTGATGGGGCCGGTCGTTGGCGGCAGATGTGGCATATTACATTGGCTTCCATTCGTTCAACTATCGTTGTTTTGCTGTTCTTCCGTATCGGGGAAATGATGTACGCTGGCTTTGATCAAATATTTGCCATGTCCAATAATCTGGTTATTTCTGTGGCGGATATCATCGATACCTATGTTTACCGTATGGGCCTTGAGCAGAGAAAGTTTTCACTTGCCACCGCAGCAGGTCTGTTTCAATCAGCTATTGGTATGGTATTGGTATTGGCTACAAATTATATCGCAAAGAAAATCGATCCTGAAAGCGGAATCATATAG
- a CDS encoding class I mannose-6-phosphate isomerase — MSFMFKPYPYDDPTAVNHITVDPQIRKAITDDSQESMKEILSGIRNRTDNQSSCIIGIDGYISAPLEQFAAMISMECAQKGWTVRTLFTSNLYLDSNALHQKLLPYLPEDREIDPVLLYGSLYHEGYEGLMESKKIAEMKEGIKEFRNTKADVLIVWGNGSLIDALRPFYDLKFYIDMTQKRTILNIRSGVCGNLGEPVRKSPSEMLRRSYYVDFIAAAELRGYLIQNNEIDYYLPGDHPENLRLIPVSTLKALFETMITYPLRCRPVYLEGVWGGFYVKRIRNLPEEMKNCAWVFDLIPMEVSIVADLEKMELEFPFYSFVQTVGTKLMGEKAAKKFNGYFPIRFNYDDTFHSSGNMSIQVHPDEEYVRRNNREFGRQDESYYIVTAGQQAKTYCGFKQDADVEEFLAKAEKAEKSGVGFQHDDYIHSVPSRPGMQFLLPAGTVHASGRNQVILEIGSLTIGSYTYKMYDYLRKDLDGNLRPIHLRHADKVLRRDYREDWVTTNLIQNPRTVREGTGYREIITGEHDLLYFSLRNVIFDQKYEDETTDRFHVLVLVDGETCLIRSLTDPNRFFEQHYLDTVIIPAGFGPYEVLNRKAGVVTMHKTLLKDGYENE; from the coding sequence ATGAGTTTTATGTTCAAACCATATCCATATGACGATCCGACCGCTGTTAATCATATTACCGTTGATCCCCAAATTCGCAAGGCCATAACCGACGATTCGCAGGAATCCATGAAAGAAATCCTTTCCGGGATCCGGAATAGAACAGACAATCAATCCTCCTGCATCATTGGGATCGATGGTTACATCAGCGCACCTTTGGAGCAATTTGCAGCAATGATTTCCATGGAATGCGCCCAAAAAGGTTGGACGGTCCGAACTCTGTTCACATCGAATCTGTACCTTGACAGCAATGCGCTTCATCAAAAGTTGTTACCCTATCTTCCGGAAGACAGAGAGATTGATCCGGTTCTGCTGTATGGCTCCCTTTATCACGAGGGGTATGAGGGCCTGATGGAGAGTAAGAAAATAGCAGAAATGAAAGAAGGAATCAAAGAATTCCGGAATACAAAAGCAGATGTTCTTATTGTATGGGGAAACGGTTCCCTGATAGATGCCCTGCGCCCCTTCTATGACCTGAAGTTTTACATCGATATGACGCAAAAACGCACCATTTTGAATATTCGCAGCGGTGTCTGCGGAAATCTGGGAGAACCGGTACGCAAATCTCCGTCCGAAATGCTGCGGCGCAGTTATTATGTGGATTTCATCGCAGCTGCAGAACTGAGGGGATATCTGATTCAAAACAATGAGATTGATTATTACCTGCCAGGAGACCATCCGGAAAATCTCCGTCTCATTCCCGTATCAACCCTGAAGGCTTTATTTGAAACGATGATCACCTATCCTCTTCGCTGCAGGCCTGTCTATCTGGAAGGAGTATGGGGCGGATTCTATGTAAAGCGCATTCGCAATTTGCCGGAAGAAATGAAAAACTGTGCCTGGGTATTTGATCTGATTCCAATGGAAGTCTCTATTGTGGCGGACCTGGAAAAGATGGAGCTGGAGTTCCCCTTTTATTCTTTTGTGCAGACAGTGGGAACAAAACTAATGGGGGAAAAAGCAGCCAAAAAATTCAATGGATATTTCCCAATTCGCTTTAACTATGACGATACGTTTCATTCCAGCGGAAATATGTCCATCCAGGTTCATCCGGATGAGGAATATGTTCGTCGGAACAACAGGGAATTTGGCCGCCAGGACGAAAGTTACTATATCGTGACTGCAGGGCAACAGGCTAAGACATACTGCGGCTTCAAGCAGGATGCGGATGTGGAAGAATTCCTGGCAAAAGCGGAAAAAGCGGAAAAGTCCGGAGTGGGATTCCAACATGACGATTATATCCATTCCGTTCCTTCCCGACCCGGAATGCAGTTTCTGCTTCCTGCCGGCACCGTTCATGCTTCCGGCCGCAACCAGGTGATACTGGAAATCGGCAGCCTGACCATCGGCTCCTATACATATAAGATGTACGATTATCTGCGTAAGGATCTGGACGGAAATCTTCGTCCGATTCATCTCCGCCATGCTGATAAAGTATTGCGCCGGGATTACCGGGAGGATTGGGTAACAACCAATCTCATTCAGAATCCACGCACCGTTCGGGAAGGAACCGGATATCGGGAGATTATCACAGGAGAGCATGATCTGTTATACTTCTCCCTGCGCAATGTGATATTTGATCAAAAGTACGAGGACGAAACAACGGATCGGTTTCATGTTCTTGTTCTGGTAGACGGGGAAACCTGTCTGATTCGCTCCCTGACAGATCCAAACCGCTTTTTTGAGCAGCATTATCTGGATACGGTTATTATCCCGGCAGGATTTGGACCGTATGAGGTACTCAACCGGAAGGCAGGAGTTGTTACCATGCACAAGACATTGCTGAAAGACGGCTACGAAAATGAATAA
- a CDS encoding glycoside hydrolase family 16 protein, with the protein MKEYIVIDHEPSLLPKAYNWKLVWHDEFDGTELDRGKWDFRLNFWGKRFQTYTDKGIILDGKSNVEIHLLEKDGQFYSAQLQTGSNSFDLPNRYQQIANAPSIPGAENEIWPLGELPKPKFMHRYGYYEVRCKLQKQPGWWSAFWLQSPSIGTAYDPSYSGIECDIMENFTRDGEVTSGNIFGGYGSHKKSDARIRYHIRESEDGFHRFGVHWSEEGYVFYCDGKETARTNEYVSKVEQFILLTTECKGYRKGNGRTPDDKLLAAVLPDCFTVDYVRVFDEL; encoded by the coding sequence ATGAAAGAGTATATAGTAATTGACCATGAACCAAGTCTTCTTCCAAAGGCGTATAACTGGAAACTCGTGTGGCATGACGAGTTCGATGGGACCGAATTGGATCGGGGGAAATGGGATTTTCGGCTTAATTTTTGGGGGAAACGATTCCAAACCTATACAGACAAAGGTATCATACTGGACGGGAAAAGCAATGTGGAGATCCATCTTCTTGAAAAGGATGGACAGTTTTATTCCGCTCAGCTTCAGACAGGATCCAATTCATTTGACCTGCCCAATCGGTATCAGCAAATTGCCAATGCCCCGAGTATTCCAGGAGCGGAAAATGAAATTTGGCCCCTTGGCGAGCTCCCAAAGCCTAAGTTCATGCATCGATATGGATATTATGAGGTCCGCTGCAAGTTGCAGAAGCAACCGGGTTGGTGGTCGGCTTTTTGGCTTCAGTCTCCATCGATCGGCACTGCATATGACCCGTCATATAGCGGCATAGAATGCGATATTATGGAGAACTTTACACGTGACGGAGAGGTAACGAGTGGAAATATATTCGGAGGATACGGCAGCCATAAAAAATCAGATGCAAGAATTCGATATCATATCAGGGAGTCAGAGGATGGATTCCATCGTTTTGGAGTACATTGGAGCGAAGAGGGCTATGTGTTTTATTGTGATGGAAAGGAAACAGCAAGAACAAATGAGTATGTGTCAAAAGTGGAACAGTTTATCCTGTTGACAACCGAATGTAAGGGCTATCGGAAAGGTAATGGAAGAACACCCGATGACAAGCTTCTAGCCGCTGTGCTGCCGGATTGCTTTACGGTGGATTATGTACGGGTCTTTGATGAGCTCTGA